The Streptomyces cynarae genome contains a region encoding:
- a CDS encoding MFS transporter yields the protein MAIDTTTSTTSTTPAREPLDNPRLSTRDKLVLFVLCAAQFMVALDFSVLNVALPVLGDDLGMSRSALQWAVTAFALPSGGFLLLFGRIGDLYGRRRLFLTGLALFGAASLLATFAWDPASFLAGRALQGLGAAAIVPTGMSLLTTTFPEGPARDRALGISGTLLSLGFTVGMVAGGVLTDALGWRSTMGLLSVFALIVLPLAPGLLPESRTPDRPRLDVPGAITVTGGLLSLIYALSTAADHGFGRADVITTLVVGALLLTAFAFVESRTAQPLVSLPMLRRRTVAWGNLGGLVTFSMMSTVIFVLTLYLQEVLRLSAFETGLVFGFQGVLSAVAGTYAPKVIGRFGARRTLVGSLAGQGALIAALLGLNSHVWSVWLATAAVSLASMCHLGAIISYGLTVTSGVPDEEQGLATGLVTSTQQVGITVGIPILGVLATTSTDLLSGVHTVLALDAAIVLAAAVLVALGLRTRSAGGSGAVEAEAVGAR from the coding sequence ATGGCGATCGACACCACCACCTCCACCACTTCGACCACCCCCGCACGCGAACCGCTCGACAACCCCCGGCTGTCGACGCGCGACAAACTCGTCCTCTTCGTGCTGTGCGCGGCCCAGTTCATGGTCGCGCTGGACTTCTCCGTCCTGAACGTGGCGCTGCCCGTCCTCGGCGACGACCTTGGAATGAGCCGCTCCGCCCTTCAGTGGGCGGTCACCGCGTTCGCCCTGCCGTCCGGTGGCTTCCTGCTCCTGTTCGGCCGGATCGGCGACCTCTACGGGCGCCGCAGGCTGTTCCTGACCGGCCTGGCCCTGTTCGGCGCCGCCTCGCTGCTCGCGACGTTCGCCTGGGACCCGGCGTCGTTCCTGGCGGGCCGCGCCCTTCAGGGCCTCGGCGCGGCGGCGATCGTGCCCACCGGGATGTCGCTGCTCACCACCACCTTCCCGGAGGGCCCGGCCCGCGACCGCGCCCTCGGTATCTCCGGCACGCTGCTGTCGCTGGGCTTCACGGTCGGCATGGTCGCGGGCGGCGTCCTCACCGACGCCCTCGGCTGGCGCTCCACGATGGGCCTGCTCTCGGTCTTCGCGCTGATCGTGCTCCCGCTCGCCCCCGGCCTGCTGCCCGAGTCCCGCACCCCGGACCGCCCGCGCCTGGACGTCCCCGGCGCGATCACCGTCACCGGCGGCCTGCTCTCCCTGATCTACGCCCTGTCGACGGCCGCCGACCACGGCTTCGGCCGTGCGGACGTCATCACGACGCTGGTCGTCGGCGCCCTCCTGCTGACGGCGTTCGCCTTCGTCGAGTCCCGCACCGCGCAGCCCCTGGTCTCGCTGCCCATGCTGCGCCGCCGCACGGTGGCGTGGGGCAACCTGGGCGGCCTGGTCACCTTCTCGATGATGTCGACGGTGATCTTCGTGCTGACCCTCTACCTCCAGGAGGTCCTGCGTCTGTCCGCCTTCGAGACCGGTCTGGTCTTCGGCTTCCAGGGTGTCCTGTCGGCGGTGGCGGGCACGTACGCACCCAAGGTCATCGGCCGCTTCGGCGCCCGCCGCACGCTGGTCGGCTCGCTCGCCGGGCAGGGCGCGCTGATCGCCGCCCTGCTGGGCCTGAACAGCCACGTCTGGTCGGTGTGGCTCGCCACGGCCGCCGTCTCCCTGGCCAGCATGTGCCACCTGGGCGCGATCATCTCCTACGGCCTTACGGTCACCTCGGGCGTCCCGGACGAGGAGCAGGGCCTGGCCACCGGCCTGGTCACCTCCACCCAGCAGGTCGGCATCACCGTGGGCATCCCGATCCTCGGCGTCCTCGCCACCACCTCGACGGACCTGCTGTCGGGCGTGCACACGGTGCTCGCGCTGGACGCGGCGATCGTCCTGGCGGCGGCGGTGCTGGTGGCGCTGGGACTGCGCACCCGGAGTGCGGGCGGCTCAGGGGCGGTCGAGGCGGAGGCGGTCGGCGCGCGGTAG
- a CDS encoding MmcQ/YjbR family DNA-binding protein produces the protein MTPQELRAFCLSFNAVVEDFPFNPETSVFKVQGKLFALTALDARPLKVNLKCDPDDAVRLRREHEGLIVPGWHMNKRHWNTVTVDGELPDRLVRELVEDSYDLVVAGLPRADRLRLDRP, from the coding sequence GTGACCCCTCAGGAGCTGCGCGCCTTCTGTCTGTCGTTCAACGCGGTGGTGGAGGACTTCCCGTTCAACCCGGAGACCTCGGTCTTCAAGGTGCAGGGCAAGCTCTTCGCGCTGACGGCCCTGGACGCGCGGCCGCTGAAGGTCAACCTCAAGTGCGACCCGGACGACGCGGTGCGGCTCCGCCGCGAGCACGAGGGCCTGATCGTCCCCGGCTGGCACATGAACAAGCGCCACTGGAACACGGTCACGGTCGACGGCGAGCTCCCGGACCGCCTGGTCCGGGAGCTCGTCGAGGACTCGTACGACCTGGTCGTCGCCGGCCTACCGCGCGCCGACCGCCTCCGCCTCGACCGCCCCTGA
- the era gene encoding GTPase Era: protein MSVRTQPSEPTEAVHRAGFACFVGRPNAGKSTLTNALVGQKVAITSNRPQTTRHTVRGIVHRPDAQLILVDTPGLHKPRTLLGERLNDVVRTTWAEVDVIGFCLPADQKIGPGDRFIAKELAGIRKTPKVAIVTKTDLVDSKALAEQLIAIDRLGEELGIEWAEIVPVSATANKQVDLLADLLIPLLPEGPALYPEGDLTDEPEQVMVAELIREAALEGVRDELPHSIAVVVEEMLPREDRPADKPLLDIHANVYIERPSQKGIIIGPKGKRLKEVGIKSRKHIEALLGTPVFLDLHVKVAKDWQRDPKQLRRLGF from the coding sequence ATGAGCGTGCGCACCCAGCCATCCGAGCCCACCGAGGCCGTCCACCGGGCGGGCTTCGCCTGTTTCGTGGGCCGTCCCAACGCGGGCAAGTCCACTCTGACGAACGCTCTGGTCGGGCAGAAGGTGGCAATCACCTCGAACCGGCCGCAGACGACGCGGCACACGGTGCGGGGCATCGTGCACCGACCGGACGCGCAGCTGATCCTGGTGGACACACCGGGTCTGCACAAGCCGCGCACGCTGCTGGGCGAGCGGCTGAACGACGTGGTGCGCACGACGTGGGCGGAGGTCGACGTGATCGGCTTCTGTCTGCCCGCCGACCAGAAGATCGGCCCCGGGGACCGGTTCATCGCGAAGGAACTGGCGGGGATCAGGAAGACCCCGAAGGTCGCGATCGTCACGAAGACGGACCTGGTGGACTCCAAGGCCCTGGCCGAGCAGCTCATCGCGATCGACCGGCTGGGTGAGGAGCTGGGGATCGAGTGGGCGGAGATCGTCCCGGTGTCGGCGACCGCGAACAAGCAGGTGGACCTGCTGGCGGACCTGCTGATCCCGCTGCTGCCGGAGGGGCCGGCGCTGTATCCCGAGGGCGATCTGACGGACGAGCCGGAGCAGGTCATGGTGGCGGAGCTCATCCGTGAGGCGGCGCTGGAGGGCGTCCGGGACGAGCTGCCGCACTCGATCGCGGTGGTGGTGGAGGAGATGCTGCCGCGCGAGGACCGGCCCGCGGACAAGCCGCTGCTGGACATCCACGCGAACGTCTACATCGAGCGGCCGAGCCAGAAGGGGATCATCATCGGTCCCAAGGGCAAGCGGCTGAAGGAGGTAGGCATCAAGTCCCGCAAGCACATCGAGGCGCTGCTGGGGACGCCGGTGTTCCTGGACCTCCACGTGAAGGTGGCGAAGGACTGGCAACGGGACCCGAAGCAGCTGCGGCGCCTGGGCTTCTGA
- a CDS encoding ammonium transporter: MTLAAPHIDTGDTAWLLAATALVLLMTPGLALFYGGMVRTKSVLNMLMMSFVSIALVTVVWLACGYSLAFGDDAFAGLIGGLRHSGMAGLGPDSLHGTVPTLLFATFQLTFAIITAALISGAIADRAKFGAWLVFVPVWALLVYVPVTHWVWGPGGWIVDRLGALDFAGGLPVEITSGASGLALCLVLGPRLGFKKDAMRPHNLPMVMLGAGLLWFGWFGFNAGSALGANGLAAAAFLNTLAAGCTGLLGWLFVEQKRDGHPTTLGAASGAVAGLVAITPSCGTVSLLGALVVGLAAGVVCSYAVSWKFKLNYDDSLDVVGVHLVGGIIGTLLIGLFAVKEMTGGAEGLLYGGGIAQLGKQLLAVVVVALYAFAVTYGIGKLIDKAMGFRASEEQEHTGLDLTVHAETAYDHGVLGHGAPVAHSVPATTQKVTTQA; the protein is encoded by the coding sequence GTGACCCTGGCCGCGCCCCACATCGACACCGGCGACACCGCCTGGCTGCTCGCCGCCACCGCCCTCGTGCTGCTGATGACCCCCGGCCTCGCCCTCTTCTACGGCGGCATGGTCCGCACGAAAAGCGTGCTCAACATGCTGATGATGAGCTTCGTGTCGATCGCCCTGGTCACGGTGGTGTGGCTGGCCTGCGGCTACTCCCTCGCCTTCGGTGACGACGCGTTCGCCGGCCTCATCGGCGGACTGAGGCACTCGGGCATGGCGGGCCTCGGCCCGGACAGCCTCCACGGCACCGTGCCCACCCTCCTCTTCGCCACCTTCCAGCTCACCTTCGCGATCATCACCGCCGCCCTGATCAGCGGCGCGATCGCGGACCGTGCGAAGTTCGGCGCCTGGCTGGTCTTCGTGCCCGTCTGGGCCCTGCTCGTATACGTTCCCGTCACCCACTGGGTGTGGGGTCCGGGCGGCTGGATCGTGGACAGGCTCGGCGCCCTCGACTTCGCGGGCGGCCTGCCCGTCGAGATCACCTCCGGCGCGTCCGGGCTGGCGCTGTGCCTGGTCCTCGGCCCGCGGCTGGGCTTCAAGAAGGACGCCATGCGTCCGCACAACCTGCCCATGGTGATGCTCGGCGCAGGTCTGCTGTGGTTCGGCTGGTTCGGATTCAACGCCGGTTCGGCCCTCGGTGCGAACGGCCTCGCCGCGGCCGCCTTCCTCAACACCCTCGCCGCCGGCTGCACCGGCCTGCTCGGCTGGCTCTTCGTCGAGCAGAAGCGCGACGGCCACCCCACCACTCTGGGCGCGGCGTCCGGCGCGGTCGCGGGCCTGGTCGCCATCACCCCGTCCTGCGGCACGGTGTCCCTGCTCGGCGCGCTGGTCGTCGGCCTCGCCGCCGGCGTCGTCTGCTCGTACGCCGTGAGCTGGAAGTTCAAGCTGAACTACGACGACTCGCTCGACGTCGTCGGCGTCCACCTGGTCGGCGGCATCATCGGCACCCTCCTCATCGGCCTGTTCGCCGTGAAGGAGATGACCGGCGGGGCCGAGGGCCTCCTCTACGGCGGTGGGATCGCCCAGCTCGGCAAGCAGCTCCTCGCGGTGGTCGTGGTGGCGCTGTACGCGTTCGCTGTGACGTACGGCATCGGCAAGCTGATCGACAAGGCGATGGGCTTCCGCGCGAGCGAGGAGCAGGAGCACACCGGACTGGACCTTACGGTGCACGCCGAGACCGCTTACGATCACGGGGTCCTGGGCCACGGCGCCCCGGTCGCCCACTCCGTCCCCGCAACCACCCAGAAGGTCACGACCCAGGCATGA
- a CDS encoding P-II family nitrogen regulator, protein MKLITAIVKPFRLDAVKTALQELGVHGLTVTEASGYGRQRGHTEVYRGAEYRVDLVPKVRIEVVVEDADADAVIDAIVKAAQTGKIGDGKVWALPVETVVRVRTGERGPDAL, encoded by the coding sequence ATGAAGCTCATCACCGCGATCGTCAAGCCGTTCCGCCTCGACGCGGTCAAGACGGCCCTGCAGGAACTCGGCGTGCACGGCCTGACCGTGACCGAGGCCAGCGGCTACGGCCGTCAGCGCGGCCACACCGAGGTGTACCGGGGGGCCGAGTACCGGGTCGACCTCGTGCCCAAGGTCCGGATCGAAGTCGTGGTGGAGGACGCGGACGCCGACGCCGTCATCGACGCGATCGTGAAGGCCGCGCAGACGGGGAAGATCGGAGACGGGAAGGTCTGGGCACTGCCGGTCGAGACGGTCGTACGCGTACGGACGGGCGAACGCGGCCCCGACGCGCTCTGA
- a CDS encoding helix-turn-helix transcriptional regulator, protein MPEDALKSHRLRELREFLMSRRARVTPAEAGLPAGGPRRRTPGLRREEVAVLAGVGISWYQWLEQGRDISVSPQVLDAVARVLRLSNAERRHLYVLAGLNPPAPEPAPDHGCEGMRRLIDAWMPYPAHIMDRYYNCVMYNDAAGWVLGMRPEITQNCIVDFFTDPLYRSRSHSWEQNAHTVVAQFRAMCSDNPDDEGFRAVLAELKAVSQEFTALWERRDIKDAGVIRKELDHPLVGLLCVESTALKVPARPDLTIVLHTPLEEANTTAKLEWLASPQGRRGAMYPVAG, encoded by the coding sequence GTGCCCGAGGACGCGCTGAAGAGCCATCGGCTGCGGGAGTTGCGCGAGTTCCTGATGAGCAGGCGCGCCCGGGTCACCCCGGCGGAGGCCGGACTGCCCGCCGGCGGGCCGCGGCGCCGTACGCCCGGTCTGCGCCGCGAGGAGGTCGCCGTGCTGGCCGGGGTGGGCATCTCCTGGTACCAGTGGCTGGAGCAGGGGCGGGACATCTCCGTCTCCCCGCAGGTACTGGACGCTGTGGCGCGGGTGCTGCGGCTCAGCAACGCGGAGCGCCGGCATCTGTACGTCCTGGCCGGGCTGAACCCGCCCGCGCCCGAACCGGCGCCCGACCACGGCTGCGAGGGCATGCGGCGGCTGATCGACGCCTGGATGCCGTATCCGGCCCACATCATGGACCGGTACTACAACTGCGTGATGTACAACGACGCCGCGGGCTGGGTGCTCGGGATGCGGCCCGAGATCACGCAGAACTGCATCGTCGACTTCTTCACCGACCCGCTGTACCGCTCCCGCTCCCACAGCTGGGAGCAGAACGCGCACACGGTCGTCGCACAGTTCCGGGCGATGTGCTCGGACAACCCCGACGACGAGGGGTTCCGGGCGGTGCTGGCCGAACTCAAGGCGGTGAGCCAGGAGTTCACCGCGCTGTGGGAGCGGCGGGACATCAAGGACGCCGGGGTGATCCGCAAGGAGCTGGACCATCCGCTGGTGGGGCTGCTGTGCGTGGAGTCGACGGCGCTGAAGGTGCCGGCGCGGCCCGACCTGACGATCGTGCTCCACACCCCGCTGGAGGAGGCGAACACCACGGCGAAGCTGGAGTGGCTGGCCTCGCCGCAGGGCAGGCGCGGGGCGATGTATCCCGTGGCGGGATGA
- a CDS encoding hemolysin family protein produces MSPQIVVGAIALVVVAWLAACAEAGLARVSSFRAEEAVRAGRRGSAKLAQVAADPTRYLNVALLVRVACEMAAAALVTYACLKELSGTAEALLVAIAVMVLVSYVAVGVSPRTIGRQHPVNTATVAAYVLVPLARIMGPIPSLLILIGNALTPGKGFRRGPFASEAELRALVDLAEKESLIEAEERRMVHSVFELGDTLVREVMVPRTDLVTIERFKTIRQALTLALRSGFSRIPVTGESEDDVVGIVYLKDLVRKTHISRDAESELVSTAMRPAAFVPDTKNAGDLLREMQKERNHVAVVIDEYGGTAGIVTIEDILEEIVGEITDEYDRELPPVEELGDDRYRVTARLDIGDLGELYGLEAFDDEDVETVGGLLAKALGRVPIAGASSVVELPDGRELRLTAEAAAGRRNKIVTVLVEPVGPVETAEDEEKKPE; encoded by the coding sequence ATGAGCCCCCAGATCGTCGTCGGCGCGATCGCCCTGGTCGTCGTCGCCTGGCTCGCCGCCTGCGCGGAGGCGGGCCTGGCGCGCGTCTCCAGCTTCCGCGCCGAGGAGGCCGTCAGGGCGGGCCGGCGCGGCAGCGCCAAGCTCGCCCAGGTCGCCGCGGACCCGACCCGCTACCTGAACGTGGCGCTGCTGGTCCGTGTCGCCTGCGAGATGGCCGCCGCCGCGCTGGTCACCTATGCCTGCCTGAAGGAGCTCAGCGGGACCGCCGAGGCGCTGCTGGTGGCGATCGCGGTCATGGTCCTGGTGTCGTACGTCGCCGTCGGCGTCTCCCCGCGCACGATCGGCCGCCAGCACCCGGTGAACACGGCCACGGTGGCGGCGTACGTCCTGGTGCCGCTGGCCCGGATCATGGGCCCGATCCCGTCCCTTCTCATCCTCATCGGCAACGCGCTCACCCCTGGCAAGGGCTTCCGCCGCGGCCCCTTCGCCTCCGAGGCGGAGCTGCGCGCCCTCGTCGACCTCGCCGAGAAGGAGTCCCTGATCGAGGCCGAGGAGCGCCGCATGGTGCACTCGGTGTTCGAGCTGGGCGACACCCTGGTGCGGGAGGTGATGGTGCCGAGGACGGACCTGGTCACCATCGAGCGCTTCAAGACGATCCGCCAGGCCCTCACCCTCGCCCTGCGCTCCGGTTTCTCGCGCATCCCGGTCACCGGGGAGAGCGAGGACGACGTCGTCGGGATCGTGTACCTGAAGGACCTGGTCCGCAAGACGCACATCAGCCGGGACGCCGAGTCGGAGCTGGTGTCCACCGCCATGCGGCCGGCCGCCTTCGTGCCCGACACCAAGAACGCGGGCGACCTGCTGCGCGAGATGCAGAAGGAGCGCAACCACGTCGCGGTCGTCATCGACGAGTACGGCGGCACGGCCGGCATCGTCACCATCGAGGACATCCTCGAGGAGATCGTCGGCGAGATCACCGACGAGTACGACCGCGAACTGCCGCCGGTGGAGGAGCTGGGCGACGACCGCTACCGGGTCACCGCCCGGCTGGACATCGGCGACCTGGGCGAGCTGTACGGGCTCGAGGCGTTCGACGACGAGGACGTGGAGACCGTCGGCGGTCTGCTCGCCAAGGCTCTGGGCCGGGTGCCCATCGCCGGGGCGTCGTCCGTGGTGGAGCTTCCGGACGGCCGGGAACTGCGCCTGACGGCGGAGGCCGCGGCGGGCCGCCGCAACAAGATCGTGACGGTGCTGGTGGAGCCGGTGGGTCCGGTGGAGACCGCCGAGGACGAGGAGAAGAAGCCCGAGTGA
- a CDS encoding beta-xylosidase, which translates to MALPTRRRRWASILTVTALAVAGGGALACPAGAAPQQVDFPTHCIPPAVAGIPPIDGTTTAKITVDNASPKVGDTVTVTYTVVQAAASNPTDLALPADIMTPTGKVSLGGAQTGDVTVAGPKKNPPVPGKAAFPSFSMTGTFTVTRAGQITLSPGDYNIHTSYILELDTPCTVTNPPAPVSETVTATDGTPANTRAISLSSASGDPGASVTVSGSDFTPGATVTLAGRAGGIPTTDTATVTANSQGSFSGSLVVNDRATTGIVAYEGSSWSQDKGAGPAAYAVNDNAPVPAGSQKLTTTVKAGTLSMSHAGDAVALAAVDFGKGGTSAGKLQTVTVQDFRGGPAGWSLTGKVTNFTGPAGKIDAGRLNWTPACATEPGSPSTCKAGSAGAVGTSGATLASTSDGTLTGGEFTVDAGLSLDVPAFTPPGSYSGVLTLTLA; encoded by the coding sequence ATGGCTTTACCGACTCGAAGACGCCGCTGGGCCTCGATACTCACGGTGACCGCCCTCGCGGTCGCCGGCGGGGGTGCCCTGGCCTGTCCGGCCGGCGCCGCACCGCAGCAGGTGGACTTCCCCACCCACTGCATTCCGCCCGCGGTCGCGGGCATCCCCCCGATCGACGGCACCACCACCGCGAAGATCACGGTGGACAACGCCAGTCCCAAGGTGGGCGACACGGTCACCGTGACCTACACGGTGGTCCAGGCCGCCGCGAGCAATCCCACCGACCTGGCCCTGCCGGCCGACATCATGACGCCGACCGGAAAAGTGTCCCTCGGGGGCGCCCAGACCGGTGACGTCACCGTCGCCGGGCCGAAGAAGAACCCGCCTGTGCCGGGGAAAGCGGCCTTCCCGTCCTTCTCCATGACCGGAACGTTCACCGTCACCAGGGCCGGCCAGATCACCCTCTCGCCGGGCGACTACAACATCCACACCAGCTACATCCTCGAGCTGGACACCCCGTGCACGGTCACCAACCCGCCCGCCCCGGTTTCGGAGACCGTCACGGCGACCGACGGCACCCCGGCCAACACCCGGGCCATCTCGCTGAGTTCGGCATCCGGTGACCCGGGCGCCAGTGTCACCGTCAGCGGCAGCGACTTCACGCCGGGCGCGACCGTCACCCTGGCCGGGCGGGCCGGGGGCATCCCGACCACGGACACCGCCACCGTGACCGCGAACTCCCAGGGCTCCTTCAGCGGTTCGCTCGTCGTCAACGACAGAGCCACGACCGGGATCGTGGCCTACGAGGGCAGCTCCTGGAGCCAGGACAAGGGCGCGGGCCCGGCGGCGTACGCGGTCAACGACAACGCGCCCGTCCCGGCCGGCAGTCAGAAGCTGACCACCACCGTCAAGGCGGGCACCCTGTCCATGTCCCACGCCGGGGACGCCGTGGCCCTGGCGGCGGTGGACTTCGGCAAGGGAGGGACCTCCGCCGGGAAACTCCAGACCGTGACCGTGCAGGACTTCCGCGGGGGTCCCGCCGGCTGGTCCCTGACCGGCAAGGTCACGAACTTCACGGGGCCCGCCGGCAAGATCGACGCCGGGAGGCTGAACTGGACCCCTGCCTGCGCGACCGAGCCGGGCAGCCCGAGCACCTGCAAGGCCGGCTCGGCAGGAGCCGTGGGCACGTCGGGGGCGACCCTCGCGTCGACGTCCGACGGCACGCTCACCGGCGGCGAGTTCACCGTCGACGCCGGGCTGTCCCTGGACGTACCGGCGTTCACGCCTCCGGGCTCGTACTCCGGTGTGCTCACCCTGACGCTCGCCTGA
- a CDS encoding PhoH family protein has product MTQTPTAHTPAQGQASAQITVPAQHPMVMVLGSGDSLLRVIETAFPGVDIHVRGNEISAVGEATEVALIQRLFAEMMLVLRTGQPMTEDAVERSIAMLRAGENGEGAPETPAQVLTQNILSSRGRTIRPKTLNQKRYVDAIDKHTIVFGIGPAGTGKTYLAMAKAVQALQSKQVNRIILTRPAVEAGERLGFLPGTLYEKIDPYLRPLYDALHDMLDPDSIPRLMAAGTIEVAPLAYMRGRTLNDAFIILDEAQNTSPEQMKMFLTRLGFDSKIVITGDVTQVDLPDGTKSGLRQVQEILEGVEDVHFSRLSSHDVVRHKLVGRIVDAYEQYDSRHGTQNGTHKGQSRGKAGHKGK; this is encoded by the coding sequence ATGACTCAGACACCCACAGCTCACACCCCCGCGCAGGGGCAGGCGAGTGCACAGATCACCGTCCCCGCCCAGCACCCGATGGTGATGGTGCTGGGTTCCGGCGACTCGCTGCTGCGCGTGATCGAGACGGCCTTCCCCGGGGTCGACATCCATGTCCGGGGCAATGAGATCAGCGCGGTCGGCGAGGCGACGGAGGTCGCCCTGATCCAGCGCCTGTTCGCCGAGATGATGCTGGTGCTCCGCACCGGGCAGCCGATGACGGAGGACGCAGTGGAACGCTCGATCGCCATGCTCCGGGCGGGCGAGAACGGCGAGGGTGCGCCGGAGACCCCGGCCCAGGTGCTGACGCAGAACATCCTGTCGTCGCGCGGCCGCACCATCCGCCCGAAGACGCTCAACCAGAAGCGGTACGTGGACGCGATCGACAAGCACACGATCGTCTTCGGCATCGGCCCCGCGGGTACGGGCAAGACCTACCTCGCCATGGCGAAGGCGGTGCAGGCCCTGCAGTCCAAGCAGGTCAACCGCATCATCCTGACCCGTCCGGCGGTGGAGGCGGGCGAGCGCCTCGGCTTCCTGCCCGGCACCCTCTACGAGAAGATCGACCCGTACCTGCGCCCGCTGTACGACGCGCTGCACGACATGCTCGACCCCGACTCGATCCCCCGGCTGATGGCCGCGGGCACGATCGAGGTCGCCCCGCTCGCGTACATGCGCGGCCGCACGCTCAACGACGCCTTCATCATCCTGGACGAGGCCCAGAACACGAGCCCCGAGCAGATGAAGATGTTCCTCACCCGCCTCGGCTTCGACTCGAAGATCGTGATCACGGGTGACGTCACCCAGGTCGACCTCCCGGACGGCACCAAGAGCGGTCTGCGCCAGGTCCAGGAGATCCTGGAGGGCGTCGAGGACGTCCACTTCTCCCGGCTGTCGTCGCACGATGTCGTACGGCACAAGCTCGTCGGCCGTATCGTCGACGCGTACGAGCAGTACGACAGCAGGCACGGCACCCAGAACGGCACGCACAAGGGGCAGAGCCGGGGCAAGGCCGGGCACAAGGGGAAGTAG
- a CDS encoding cytidine/deoxycytidylate deaminase family protein: MTDSNALDPEDRKIVTLARSARARNGVPEGAAVRDETGRTYVAGTVALESLKLSALQTAVAMAVASGAKSLEAAAVVTEAEVASAEDRAAVRDLGGPRTPVLVAGPDGTVRVTVTAG; encoded by the coding sequence ATGACCGACAGCAATGCGCTCGACCCCGAGGACCGCAAGATCGTCACCCTGGCCCGTTCCGCGCGGGCCCGCAACGGCGTGCCCGAGGGGGCCGCGGTGCGGGACGAGACCGGACGGACGTACGTCGCCGGGACCGTAGCCCTCGAGTCGCTGAAGCTGAGTGCCCTGCAGACGGCGGTGGCCATGGCGGTGGCCTCGGGCGCGAAGTCGCTGGAGGCGGCTGCGGTCGTCACGGAGGCCGAGGTCGCGTCCGCGGAGGACCGTGCGGCCGTACGGGACCTCGGCGGGCCTCGGACGCCTGTGCTGGTGGCCGGGCCGGACGGGACGGTTCGCGTCACGGTGACCGCGGGCTGA
- the ybeY gene encoding rRNA maturation RNase YbeY, with protein MSIDVNNESGTEVDEQAILDIARYALARMRIHPLSELSVIVVDADAMEQLHVQWMDLPGPTDVMSFPMDELRPPSKDDDEPPQGLLGDIVLCPEVAAKQGAEAPTQHSMDEELQLLTVHGVLHLLGYDHEEPDEKAEMFGLQAAIVDGWRAERGLTGPSPAPTVS; from the coding sequence ATGTCGATCGACGTCAACAACGAGTCCGGAACCGAGGTCGACGAGCAGGCGATCCTCGACATCGCCCGCTACGCGCTCGCGCGGATGCGCATCCACCCGCTCTCCGAGCTCTCGGTGATCGTCGTGGACGCCGACGCCATGGAGCAGCTGCACGTGCAGTGGATGGACCTGCCGGGGCCCACGGACGTCATGTCCTTCCCGATGGACGAGCTGCGGCCGCCGTCCAAGGACGACGACGAGCCGCCGCAGGGCCTGCTCGGCGACATCGTGCTGTGCCCCGAGGTCGCCGCCAAGCAGGGCGCCGAGGCCCCGACGCAGCACTCCATGGACGAGGAGCTCCAGCTGCTCACCGTCCACGGGGTGCTGCACCTGCTGGGCTACGACCACGAGGAACCGGACGAGAAGGCCGAGATGTTCGGTCTGCAGGCCGCCATCGTGGACGGCTGGCGCGCGGAGAGGGGCCTGACCGGCCCGTCCCCGGCCCCCACCGTGTCATGA